A window from Pongo abelii isolate AG06213 chromosome 6, NHGRI_mPonAbe1-v2.0_pri, whole genome shotgun sequence encodes these proteins:
- the LOC129060650 gene encoding interferon-induced transmembrane protein 3-like, translating to MNHAVQTFFSPVNSGQPLNYEMLKEEHEVAVPGVPHSPAPPTSTVIHICSETSVPDHVVWSLFNTFMNPCCLGFIAFTYSVKSRDRKMVGDLTGAQAYASTAKCLNIWALILGILMTILLIVIPVLIIQAHR from the coding sequence ATGAACCACGCTGTCCAAACCTTCTTCTCTCCTGTCAACAGCGGCCAGCCCCTCAACTATGAGATGCTCAAGGAGGAGCATGAGGTGGCTGTGCCAGGGGTGCCCCACAGCCCTGCTCCCCCGACATCCACTGTGATCCACATCTGCAGCGAGACCTCCGTGCCCGACCATGTTGTCTGGTCCCTGTTCAACACCTTCATGAACCCCTGCTGCCTGGGCTTCATAGCATTCACCTACTCCGTGAAGTCTAGGGACAGGAAGATGGTTGGCGACCTGACCGGGGCCCAGGCCTATGCCTCCACCGCCAAGTGCCTGAACATCTGGGCCCTGATTTTGGGCATCCTCATGACCATTCTGCTCATTGTCATCCCAGTGTTGATCATCCAAGCCCATCGATAG